The genomic stretch atgctggagcaggttttctggcaggacctttggcctgtggagaggagcccacgcaggagcaggttttctggcaagacctgtgaccctgtgggggacccatgctggaaaAGACGCATGCTGGAGCatttcttgaagaactgcagcctcaagtcgagtctgttttgcctgtgacagtaattggtaagtAATCTCCCTGTCCTTGCCTTGACCCTTGACCTTTccattgcattttttccccctgtcctgctgatgGAGGGGGTGTGAGAGTGCGGCCTGGTcagcacctggcagccagccaaggtcaacccatgtcaacccaccacaatccTTTTGTGGCTCCCAACCTGGGGCTCTCGAGGAATTCAAGATAAGGACAGAAATTGGGAGAGGTAGCAGGCAAAACATGACGTGAACATTGATAGAGAATGGAATAATTGTGGGGAATTTATGTTGTTGTAATTGTGGTGAAGGGACGAGGGGTGGAGTGTTTGTAAATGAATGAGGGATTACacctcccttttctcctctggGATTGACGTGACTATCTTTGTTGCATGGGCTCCCAAGGTTCTTGTACATCCTTATGTAAGCTGCTTGATTCTATTTGTTGCGTGTGTGGAACCTGGTTTTATCCTGGCGTAAGAGGAAACAACTTGCTGGTGAGGCAACAGAAAAAGGTGCCCCATGGCAGTCGATCCCTGGGTGGCAGGGTGTGTAGGAGGATTTGGGCAGGTGGCTAGGGCAGTTATCTTGTCCTATAGCCTGGGATTTTACACCTGAACAGGCATGTAATCCTGTTGAACTGGCGTGCCACCTGATAGAAGAGTGCTATCCCTTCAACAAATCCAAgcacaaggtcctgcacctgggtcgaGGCAACccccccggtatcagtacaggctgggggatgaagggatcgagagcagccctgcgaagaaggacttgggggtactggtggatgaaaagctggacatgagctaGCAAagtgtgctcacagcccagaaagccaatggtaacctgggctgcatcaaaagaagcatggccagcaggtcgagggaggtgattctgcccctctactccgctcttgtgagacctcacctggagtattgcatccagctctggagtccccagtacaagacagacatggacctgttagaaCGGGTctagaggagggccacgaaaactgtcagagggctggaacacctctcctgtgaggaaaggctgagatttagcttggagaagagaaggctctggggacaccttattgtggtctttcaatacttaaaagggggcttataagaaaggtggagaaagactttttaccagggaCTGTAGCGAtaagacaaggggtaatggttttaaatgaaaaggggGTAGATTCAGAcaagatataaggaagaaattttttatgatgagggaggtgagacactggaacaggttgcccggagaggttgttgatgccccatccctggaagtgttcaaggtcaggttggacagggctctgaacaacctgatccagttgcagatgtccctgctcattgcacaagggttggactagatgacctataaaggtcccttccaacccaaactattctatgattctatgatcccagTGAGAATCGGCAGCTCTTAGCACTGTTTTGGGGCTTGGCCTTTGCCTATCAAGACTCTGTTCAGCACAATCAGAGAagtgggggaaggagggcatCTACATGTGAGGACATCATGGTTGAGACAGGAATCCAAACCCCAACTACAGTAATCTCCCCAGTAGtcaaaaagaaatgctggaaaCATATGTCAGCGAGTCCATACAATTGATtagaaagggagaaggggatACGGACAACTTTTATCCAGGATAACAAACCAATGTATTGGGtgttgctgaacagtgtttCAGCAGCTTCTAGGCCGTCTCTGTCTGTCACTCTGCCCCCAAAATGAGATGGCTAGGGCTGTGcaagaatttgggaggggacacagccggaACAGCTGAACCAAACCGACCAGAGGGATGTTTCATACACCATATAATGTCacactcagcaataaaaaattgGGATAGAGGAAGaaggtggtggggttttttggcttcTAAGGTGGCCATTGTTCAGGGACTGGCCTGGTATTGGTCTGCCTGTGGGATGACAAtagaataaaacagaacagaatagaatagttcagttggaaaggacctacaacgatcatctagtccaactgcctgaccacatcagggctgaccaaaagttaaagcatgttagtAAGGGCATGGTCCAAATgtctcttaaacactgacaggcatggggcatcgaccacctctctaggaagcctgttccagtgtttgacaaccctctcggtaaagaaatgtttcctaatgtcaagCCTGAACCTCCCCtagtgcagctttgaaccattcccacgcgtcctgtcactggataccaggcagaagagatcagcacctccctctccacttcccctcctcaggggAACATCactcttttaatttctttccagtcCTGGTAGACAAAATGTCTATAGAATAAGTGGCCTACACACCAGAACTTTCCATGAACTATTTGGTCATACCATCTGAGGTGGAGGTGAATAAAGAGCCAGCAAATGAAGATATGAATGAATCAGTGGAAGCTGACTCAGAGCACTCACAGGTAGAAGAGGAACGACAGTCTGTGATCTGCTATTCaaggcacagaaacagcaaCCAAGGGGTACCGTCTgggcaggaagaggaagggatgCTAGCTCGATCAGCCAGCACTGAGAGTGATTTCCATAATCACATGGACATGGTGGAAGGGGATGTTATAGCCACAGCAGAGGATGGCTATGATGTAGATATAGTTCAGGAGAATGAGGATGAGAGTACATATGCAGTGCAGTACAGGCCTGAGTCTGAGGAGtacacagaaaatgctgaagcagAGCATACTGAGGCTGTTCATAATCAAACACTGCCTGATAATGTACATTTCCACTCCACTGAACATGAGGAAGCCATGAATGCAGCATACTCAGGTTATGTCTATGctcaccagcccctccaccgaGGAGAGGATGAGCGGTATGCTGAGCCTTATGCTGACTATAGGCTGCAGGAGCATGTGTATGAGGAGATAGGGGATGTGCTGGACCTTGATGTTAGGGAGGGCCTTCAGCTCTATgggtgggaaagggaggaagcTGACAACTATCGCAAGGAAGCTCTTGGTGCCCGCCTTCACCATTATGATGAACGATCTGATGGAGAGTCGGACAGCCCTGAGAAAGAGGCAGAGTTTGCTCCATATCCAAGAATGGACAGCTATGAACAAGAGGAAGATATTGATCAGATTGTGGCAGAGGTGAAACACAGTATGAGCTCTCAGAGCTTGGGCAAGGCTGCTGAAGACATGCtagaggcagagcagagctcGGAGCATGCTCATGCTCTCCCTGGCAGGGGGCACGAAAGCAATGGTCAACTGTCAGCTGGCTCTAGGGCCACACCCAACTCAGGAGAGTCAGTACAGAagtgcagaaaggaaaaaagggatgCAATATCGCTGGCTAtcaaagatattaaagaagCTATTGAGGAAGTGAAGACAAGGACTGTTCGTTCTCCTTATACCCCTGATGAACCAAAAGAACCTATTTGGGTGATGAGGCAGGACATTAGCCCAACCAGGGACTGTGATGATCAGAGGCCACTAGATGGAGATGTAAGTATACAGAGCTATAGGCTCACATGTTACAATTAAAGGAACAGGGACCGCGTAATATACATTACAGTGAAACTGAGAGGGTTATActcttctgtgattctgagaTTTTATTCCTCAGTAAAGTATGTAATGCTGtatatgttttaaatgtttacttAAAAGGCTGCATAAGGAGTATATGTATATGTTGTGCAGTGCAcgaaattttcttttatgaaacaCTGCTGACTTCATTAGAGTTGTACTAGAGGTGAATTTGTCACAGAAAGCTCTAttgacattttctgaaacaagtgctactacattttttttttcctaacatccacTGGATAATTAGAATAACTACCAAATAATTTACCTTACGGTATATAACCTTGTGTGTTCCTGTTAATTCTGGACTtgtgagttttgttttctgtcagatAAAAATGCTAACAGTTTCTATGAAAAACTTGTTAATATTATTTAGGTAATGTCACAGATGCAGATCTGAAAAGATTCAGGCTCCTTAGCTCCTTGTAAGTCTCTAGAGATTTGCTTTGAATCCTCATGCATTAtattatagaatagaatagaacagaattcaatagaacagaatagaatagttcagttggaaaggacctacaatgatcatctagtccaactgcctgaccacatcagggctgaccaaaagttaaagcatgttagtAAGGGCATGGTCCAAATgtctcttaaacactgacaggcatggggcatcgaccacctctctaggaagcctgttccagtgtttgaccaccctctcggtaaagaaatgtttcctaatcatagaatcatagaatcatagaatcgtttaggttggaaaagacctttaagatcatccagtccaaccattaacctacactaccaagaaTGTCAAgcctgaacctcccctggtgcagctttgaaccattcctaCGCGTCCTGTCGCTGGATACCAGgcagaagagatcagcacctccctctccacttcccctcctcaggaagctgcagggagcaatgaggtcgcccttaagcctccttttctccaaactagcCAAACCCAGtgtcctcagccgctcctcacaggacatgccttccagccctttcaccagctttgttgccctcctctggacgcattcaaggaccttcacatcctttttttaaattgtggggcccagaactgcacacagtactcaaggtgaggccgcaccaacgctgaatacagtgggataatcacctctcttgactggctggttatgctgcgtttgatgcaccccaggatgcggttggccctcttggctgccagggcacactgctgactcctattgagcctgctgtcaaccagcacccccaggtccctttctgcagggctgctctccagcctctcctctcccaatCTATACTTGTGCCCGGCATTattccatcccaggtgcagaatctggcatttgttcttgttagatttcatcccattaatcatagcccaatgctccaatctatccagatccctctgcaaggcctcttgtccctcgagagagtcaacagcacctcccagtttgatATCATCAGCCAACTTactaatggtgcattcaactcctgcatccagaacattgacaaaaatattgagcagaactggccctagaattgagccctgaggaacactgctaGTGACTGGTCGCCAGCCAcatgtagccccattcactacaacttttgagccctgcccttcagccagttcttcacccagcacacCATGTACCTGCTCATGTCAgagttggacaacttgtccagaaggatgctgtgagggacagtatcaaaagtcttactaaaatccagaaaaactacttCCCCCCCCACAGAGGGGTCCTGCTGCAACATCCGCCAactccttcagtactctgggatgaatcccatcaggccccatggacttaTGAACATacagctgatacagctggtcccttacaatttccgtgtccacaaatggaaagtcactgttcctGCACTCGTGGTCCTCCAACTCAGAGGGCCGGGCAGCCCAAGGtctatcagtattattaaagactgaggcaaaaaaagcattgaatgcctttgccttttcttcatccctattaGTCAGGTGACCATCATTAACAAGTATTGGTCCAATGTTTTCCTtagacctcctcttgctattaacatactgaaaaaagcctttcttgttgTCTGACACAACCCTGGCCAGTTTCAACTCTAGTTGAGCTTTGGCCTTTCGTGTCTTCCCCCTGCATATGCGAACCACGGCTCTGTAATCTTCCTGCGAAGCCTGACCTCGCTTCCAGAGAtcatgcaatttctttttcctcctgagtTCCAAGAggagctccctgttcagccaagctggtcttctgccccGCTTTCTTGACTTATGACACAgtggaattgcctgctcctgtgcttttaaaaggtgGTTCTTAAAAACTGACCAGCTCTCATGGACCCCTAAGCCCTCAAAGGCCGATTCCCAGGGGACACTGCTAACTAGCTCCCTGAGTAGCTTAAAGTTTGCTCTCTTGAAATCCAGGGTAGCAACTCTGCTgacctttttttctcattacaccAAAAATTTTAATCTCTACCATTTTGTGATCACTGTGGTGAGTGATTTCCtttgcttcactttttttctcttattcttttatctattaaactgcctttatcttgacccatgtgttttctggcttttgtttttcctgttttctccccaCCATCCTGCTGAAGGATTAAGTGAACTTGTATG from Pelecanus crispus isolate bPelCri1 chromosome W, bPelCri1.pri, whole genome shotgun sequence encodes the following:
- the LOC142596471 gene encoding amyloid-beta A4 precursor protein-binding family A member 1-like, which produces MNYLVIPSEVEVNKEPANEDMNESVEADSEHSQVEEERQSVICYSRHRNSNQGVPSGQEEEGMLARSASTESDFHNHMDMVEGDVIATAEDGYDVDIVQENEDESTYAVQYRPESEEYTENAEAEHTEAVHNQTLPDNVHFHSTEHEEAMNAAYSGYVYAHQPLHRGEDERYAEPYADYRLQEHVYEEIGDVLDLDVREGLQLYGWEREEADNYRKEALGARLHHYDERSDGESDSPEKEAEFAPYPRMDSYEQEEDIDQIVAEVKHSMSSQSLGKAAEDMLEAEQSSEHAHALPGRGHESNGQLSAGSRATPNSGESVQKCRKEKRDAISLAIKDIKEAIEEVKTRTVRSPYTPDEPKEPIWVMRQDISPTRDCDDQRPLDGDEMTGWTAIIFLSLLMSGATSNFEDEQGLNDNVVAKMIVGFA